The Calditrichota bacterium genome contains the following window.
AGGACATCCGCATCCTGATCTCGTCCGGGCCGTTCACCATTGCTAAGGGCGACACGCAGGTCGTCGTTGCCGGCCTCATCATCGGCCAGGGCAACAATCGCCTGTCCAGCATCGAAGTGTTGCGCTTCTACGACAAGTTCGCCCAGGCAGCCTACGACAAAGGCTTCAAGGTCCCCAGCCCGCCACGCGCGCCTGAGGTGCTGGTCACCCCGCTGGACCGCAAGGTGCTCCTGACCTGGGGCAAAGAGTCCGAGAACTATACGGAATTCGGTTACGAATTCGAGGGCTATAACGTCTACATCGGCGCCTCGCCAGGTGGTCCATGGAAGCGCCTCGCTACCTTTGATACGGAAAATGGCGTCATGGCGGTGCTGGATGAGGAGTACGACCCGAACACCGGATTTGTTCTCGAGCTCCCGGCAGCCTATGGTGCCGACCTCGGTTTGAGCTACACCTACACCTTGGACAGGGATTATGAGGGATTCCGCTTAGCCAACGGCCGCAACTACTACGTGTGCGTCACCGCGTATAGCTTTGGCGTCAAGGGTGTGCCGAAGATTCTGGAAAGCTCCAAGAACGTGTTGACGGTGTCGCCTCACCAGCCGCAGCCTGGCACGGTGGTGAGCCACAAGGACTTTGAAGAGGTGGCGGTGACGCACTCAAAAGGGAATGCCGACTCGCTGACCTACGAGTGGTGGGTGCAACTGGTCGACCCGCTGCGCGTTAGCACCGCCGACTACAATATCAAGGTCAACCCCGATTGCACGTGGACGCTTTACCGTAATGGCCAGGTGGTGTCGGGCTACGACCGTGTGAGGCCTGTGGAAGCCACCAAGACCATTGACAAGGACATCAGCCACTCCACGCTGGTCGGCGCCCCTCTGGACTTTTACATTGCCGGGCGGCTGGACTTTACCCAGCCTAAGGACCGCAAGACCTGGTTGGCCGAGGTGGTGACGCTCACCAGTCACAGCACCATGCTCACCTCGCTCACCGGTCCCTACCAGCAGAACAAGTCGTTAAGCAACAAGGCGATACACGGGCCGTTCAAGAAGGGTACCACCGACCCAAGGTTTATGGGTAACACCATCGAGATCCGTTTCACCGGCAAGGTTGACTCGCTGGGGAACGTGATCTCCGGCGGCTCGCTGTCGACTTTGCTTTATGGGTTTGGCGACCCGGCCAACTTCATGCTCTGGCACCCCAAGAACCCCAAGCGGGGTGTGTCGCGCGACCCGTTCACGGTCCAGGTGCCTTTCGAGATCTGGGACGTCACTCGCAACGTCCAGGTGAATTCTGCCTTCTGCGATAACGCACAGAAGATTGCCGACACGTTGTTCGTGGGCACCGACTCCGGCTTTGTCGCCACCTGGGCGCCGCGCGGCAAGTGCACCGTGTTCGTCTTCTGGACCGAGTACAACGACTCGGTGCACAACTGCGGCTACACCGGCCAGGATAAGAACGCCACGTGGATGTTCGCCTATGACGCCGATGTTCAGTGGCAGACTGGCGACGTGGTGCGGCTGAAATTCCCGCCGCCGGTGGTGCCTGGCGAGGACGAGTGGACCTTCAGCATCAAAGGGGTGGAACGCAACGTGACGTCGGATGCGAAGAAGCGTCTGGACATCATCAACGTCTACCCCAACCCCTATTTGGCGCACAATATCGAGGAGCGTACGCTCCACCAGGAGCACGTCAGGTTCATCAATCTGCCGGAAAAGTGCACCATTCGCATCTTTAACCTGGCAGGTGACCTTATCCAGACCATCGAGCATGACAGCCCGCAGCCGACCCATGACTGGGACCTGCGCAACGAGAACTTTTTGCCAGTGGCCAGCGGGTTGTACATCGCCCATATCGAGGTGCCGGGCGTGGGCTCCAAGGTGCTGAAGTTGGCGGTCGTGTTTGGCCAGCAGCGCCTGCGGAACCTGTAACGGCACGTTTGGTCAGGTAGGTGGCCGCTCCTGCACCCCGGCGGCTGCAGGAGCGGCACGACGGTGAACGGAGAACCTTTTGGAGAACTGGACCATGAGAATAGCAAGAATCCTGGTGCTGCTCGTCGTTGTGGCGCTGGGCTGCAGCCTGGCAATGGCCGGCAACCCGGACAAGAGGGGGGCCGCTGGCGCGCAGGAGCTGCTCATTCCGGTTGGGTCGCGAGGCATCGCCATGGGCGGGGCTAACGGCGCCCTGGTCAGCGGCAACGAGGCCATCTTCTGGAACCCGGCAGGACTGGCAGCCACCGATGCCGCCGCCGAGGCCACCTTCTCGCATCTAAAGTGGATCTTTGACACCAGCATCAACTACTTCGCCGTGTCGGCACGCTTGGGTAACCTCGGCTCATTTGGCGTGAGTGCCAAGGTACTGGATTTTGGCGACATTATCGAGACCACCGAATTTGAGACCGAGGGCACCGGGCGCATCATTACCCCCAACTTTGTCACCGTGGGGCTGACCTTCTCCCGGCAGATGACCGACCGCATCTTCTTTGGCGCCAACGCCAAGGTCATCTCCGAGAGCTTTCTGCGCATGCGCGCCAGTGGCGTGGCCTTTGATTTTGGCGTGCAGTACATCAGCACCCCAGGTGTGCGCCTGGGCCTGACGCTGAACAACTTTGGCCCGATGATGAAGTTCGTGGGCGAAGACCTGCAGCGCACCGTGGACCTGCCCCACACCGAGTATGGCACAGAACCGATGGACCTTCGCCTTGAGGCGCAGAAGTTCGAGCTGCCCAGCACCTTCGAAATCAGCCTGGGCTACCCGTACTACTTGAGCGATGAGCATGCGCTCACCGTGGTCGCTTCCTACCGCAACTTTAACGCCTCGGTGGACCAGGTGCAGGCGGGCCTTGAGTACGCCTTCAACAAGCTGGTCTACCTGCGCGGCGGTTACGGCTCGGCGGTGCAGGCCGCGGAGGACTATATCTTCGGCTTCACCCTCGGTGCCGGCCTCCGCTACAGCCTGGGCGGCAACACGTACGTGCTCTTTGACTACGCCTACCGCGATGTGAAGTACACCGACGCCAACCAGTGGTTCACCATGTCGGTGCAGTTCTAAGTGGGCGCGCTTCTGGCGCCCTCGTGACGGCGGCAGTTGTCGGGTGGAGTGAGGTGACTCTTTAATCTGCTGGGAAAGTTAGGTGTGACGAGACGGAGAAAGGAGGTGATGGCCCAGGAGTGGAAGCCGTTGCCAAACCAGCAAAGAAAGGAGGTGAGGCCACGCATCTGCAGGGGGTAGCATGGTAAGCTGTGGACGACAACTCACTGAGGAGGTTTGCACATGCGAAGAGCCCTCGTAGTTACCACGATTCTCCTATTGGCGGCCTCGGCGGTGCTGGGCAGCGATAGCCGGATCACCCTGCTGAAGCCGTACCGGGGCGTCGATGAGGACGCCATCATCTACGCGACCAAGAAGGACCTCACCAACGGCGCGGTGGACCGGCTGCTCACGCCGCGCGGCCTGAGCAAGTTCGCCGGCATCATCGACACCATTGCGCCGCCTCTGGCGGAGACGGTGAACTTTGGTGCGGCACCTGGCGACACCATGGCACAGTTCTGGCAGGAGCCCACCGCTGCGTACTACCTCAAATCCATCGGCATCAAGACTAACGAGTGGAGCGGCCAGTTTAACGACGGCTTCAACCTGTTTGTCACCAAGGCGGCTGCCGACATTCGCACCTGGCCCAAGGACAGCGTGGACGGCGCGGGCTGGGTGGGCCGCTGGGCGAGCCACCCGTTGGGCTGCACCACCGGCAATTGGTGCGGCAGCTCCTGGGGCCAGCCCCCCCTGGGCGAGATCATCTGGGGCGACTTCCCGGTGACCGCAGTGAAGAACGAGTGGGTGTGGACGCCGATGATCTGGTTGGGCTTTGAGCCGGACATGGGCCACGACCCCTTCTACGTCTGCTATGCCCCATTTGGCACCGCCGGCCAGAACTTTGGCACTGCCTCAGGTGACGCCACTGCCCTGCCGGAGTGGCGCGGCCTGAAGTATTATGCGAGTGGTGGCACCTCGGGCAAAGGTGGGTGGCACATCCGCCACTACGGCTGGATCTTCATGCTCGAGGTGGAGTTCTATGAGAACACGCCGCCCACGATTACCTACGACCCGTATGGTTCGGTGCTGAGTGCCGACCCGCGTCCCTTGCGGGCGGAGATGAAGGACATCGACGCCTCTGATCCGGCCAAGGCGGGCGTGGCGGAGGCAAAGTTGTACTACAACGTCAACGGCGGCGCGTTCACCGAAGTGCCGATGACCCTGGTGGAGGGCACGGACCAACTGGGCACCTGGGAAGGCGTGGTGCCTGGCGGCATCATCGCTCCGGGCGATGTGGTGGAGTACTACTTCTGGGCCAAGGACAAGGGCGGCCTCGAGACAGAGTCCACCCACGGCACCTACGGGTACTTCCAGAAGAAGCACGACGTGTTGGCCATCTACAACGACGATAGCTTCACCGCGTCGTTTA
Protein-coding sequences here:
- a CDS encoding T9SS type A sorting domain-containing protein, coding for MKKATVAILVAALAVLLFGQSTAVAKSTATSRLSKSMIKDHCKYIDVNQIRASVMNNGTFTRHPITGNSDLEWPKGTGKYACYNAGIWIAGKVGGATRTACADYNVEYQPGLILPDGTPDNPADPKYRVYKVHKDYPNGYAALDIDPWSAWPVDQGAPVNPDGSIKWYGDEQLYAVMNDLDANLHNIAYHTLPIGIELHLLVFAFDRPGALGNTVFFQYTIINKGQDNLEQAYIGVWSDVDLGDANDDLIGYDLERGLAYVYNGDPIDATYGDRPPALGFDFFRGPMVPSPGDTVKLPDGSVYPNKKLLDATAFVKYYNPHPIYRDPNYSAQGAEELYNYLAGLKSDGSPWVDPTTGQVTTFLNTGDPVRGTGWLSTMEAPPQDIRILISSGPFTIAKGDTQVVVAGLIIGQGNNRLSSIEVLRFYDKFAQAAYDKGFKVPSPPRAPEVLVTPLDRKVLLTWGKESENYTEFGYEFEGYNVYIGASPGGPWKRLATFDTENGVMAVLDEEYDPNTGFVLELPAAYGADLGLSYTYTLDRDYEGFRLANGRNYYVCVTAYSFGVKGVPKILESSKNVLTVSPHQPQPGTVVSHKDFEEVAVTHSKGNADSLTYEWWVQLVDPLRVSTADYNIKVNPDCTWTLYRNGQVVSGYDRVRPVEATKTIDKDISHSTLVGAPLDFYIAGRLDFTQPKDRKTWLAEVVTLTSHSTMLTSLTGPYQQNKSLSNKAIHGPFKKGTTDPRFMGNTIEIRFTGKVDSLGNVISGGSLSTLLYGFGDPANFMLWHPKNPKRGVSRDPFTVQVPFEIWDVTRNVQVNSAFCDNAQKIADTLFVGTDSGFVATWAPRGKCTVFVFWTEYNDSVHNCGYTGQDKNATWMFAYDADVQWQTGDVVRLKFPPPVVPGEDEWTFSIKGVERNVTSDAKKRLDIINVYPNPYLAHNIEERTLHQEHVRFINLPEKCTIRIFNLAGDLIQTIEHDSPQPTHDWDLRNENFLPVASGLYIAHIEVPGVGSKVLKLAVVFGQQRLRNL
- a CDS encoding T9SS type A sorting domain-containing protein, translated to MRRALVVTTILLLAASAVLGSDSRITLLKPYRGVDEDAIIYATKKDLTNGAVDRLLTPRGLSKFAGIIDTIAPPLAETVNFGAAPGDTMAQFWQEPTAAYYLKSIGIKTNEWSGQFNDGFNLFVTKAAADIRTWPKDSVDGAGWVGRWASHPLGCTTGNWCGSSWGQPPLGEIIWGDFPVTAVKNEWVWTPMIWLGFEPDMGHDPFYVCYAPFGTAGQNFGTASGDATALPEWRGLKYYASGGTSGKGGWHIRHYGWIFMLEVEFYENTPPTITYDPYGSVLSADPRPLRAEMKDIDASDPAKAGVAEAKLYYNVNGGAFTEVPMTLVEGTDQLGTWEGVVPGGIIAPGDVVEYYFWAKDKGGLETESTHGTYGYFQKKHDVLAIYNDDSFTASFILPYYFKDPKGTQYLYDTWWTDADGKPVKELVDQYNWIVQLDGYSPLVLFDDVLENWLKGTKKASGTKGYFWSSQEWAYQYGGGADLNFAAGDIHYDYFGLGTVVSDIQPYDQDAHPLNATDHPIVKDIKDFCADSLQLYYDSAYELGFSNWNDAITATNPAAAVLFADSADANNVMGLYNFYNDVHTVFLTFDQLALNTGQAKYHWIPYDVSNPLIEALKYFGAPSAVRTGETVPVEYALHQNYPNPFNPTTTVKFAVAKPGNVTIAVYNMLGQKVATLVNGYYQPGTYAATWDASTMASGVYFYKITAGEFTAVKKMTLVR
- a CDS encoding PorV/PorQ family protein, yielding MRIARILVLLVVVALGCSLAMAGNPDKRGAAGAQELLIPVGSRGIAMGGANGALVSGNEAIFWNPAGLAATDAAAEATFSHLKWIFDTSINYFAVSARLGNLGSFGVSAKVLDFGDIIETTEFETEGTGRIITPNFVTVGLTFSRQMTDRIFFGANAKVISESFLRMRASGVAFDFGVQYISTPGVRLGLTLNNFGPMMKFVGEDLQRTVDLPHTEYGTEPMDLRLEAQKFELPSTFEISLGYPYYLSDEHALTVVASYRNFNASVDQVQAGLEYAFNKLVYLRGGYGSAVQAAEDYIFGFTLGAGLRYSLGGNTYVLFDYAYRDVKYTDANQWFTMSVQF